DNA from Chitinophaga pendula:
ATCATCGCACTTTACCCTTTGGAGGAAGACGATTTTGAAGCACTATACACCGTTGCCGCAGATCCGAAGGTATGGGAACAACATCCTAATAAGGATCGTTGGAAAAGAGAGGTATTTCAGGTATTCTTTGAAGGGGCTATTAAAAGTAAAGGTGCTTTTAAAATAATAGATAAACTCACCGGCGAAGTAGCTGGCAGTACACGGTTTTATGACTATAACTCATCTGACAACAGCATCCTGATTGGATACACCTTCTATGCCACCCGATATTGGGGAAAAGGTATTAATCCGACGGTTAAAAAGCTAATGCTGGACTATATCTTCCAATTCGTCTCAACAGCCATTTTTCAAGTTGGTGCTGACAATATCCGTTCACAAATTGCAGTCGGTCGTCTGGGTGCCCGAAAAATAGCTGAACAGGAAATGACCTATTACGGAGAACCTCCCAAATTCAACTTCGTTTACGCACTATCAAAAGACGAATGGCAAAACAGACAGTTATAATACTGGTAAAGACAAGAAATTATTTACCACCGATCCGGCTTTCTTCACTCTGAATACCCGTCTTCCTCACCCGACTGCTTCCCATCTTGCCAAACTTATAGGTAAATGTCAGGTTGACCAGGCGGGTATCGAAAGTATTCGAGAAAGAAACATTAGCATGTGTGATCTCTATCGTACGTTTGACATTCCAGCTTTTGAAGATATCGCGGACCGTAAGGCTTATCATACCGTTATCCCCTAAGATCTTCTTTTGGGTGGCGAAGTGCACCTGCCATACAGGTTGCAATATAGCAGGACCTAATATCATACTACTCCGGTAAAAACCGCTGAGTTCCATTCCCCATCCCTTATTAAACCGGAATTGACTGCTTCCTGTCATTCGGACCGTTGTAAGATCCCTATCAAGATATCCATCCTTAAAGAATGCTCCTTTATAGTAAGTATTCATCAATTCCCCATACAAGTTGATCGTCCACCATTTATAAAGCGGCACCGTGCCATTAGCATTTATACCTATCCCTCTTACTTTGTCTATATTAACTGTTCCGCCGATAAAGGCCTTATCTACCTGCTCGTAGACCTGTGTAATATTATCCTGCGTCAGGTTGTAGACCAGCCCTAACCTGATCTTATCACCATAGCTGTAGGCTAGTTCAACATTAGACGAATATTCCGGTTGCAACACAGGATTACCGGTGATCGAAGTATATCTGTCATAGAAAAATATAGAAGGATTCAGGTCCTGGTAGGTTGGCCGAGTAATTCTTCTTCCGGCCGAAAAGGTCAGCTGCTGATCATGGATACTGTCCAGTTTGTAGGACACAAATAAGGTAGGGAACAGATCTGTATAGTTCAACCTGAAAGAGGAATCCCGCTTATTAACAAAATCATACCTGGATGCCCGGCCATAGGTATTCTCCACTCTCAGCCCTGCCTGTATGGAGACCCTGTTCAATTCTCTTCGCAAACTCAGGTAGAAAGCATTAATATTCTCTTTATACTCAAACCGGTTATTAAGACTTTCATTCGGAACTATCTCCTCCCCCCGTTTATTGAAGTAGATTCCTTCACTGTTCCTCCTGGAATAGGTAATCTGTGCCCCAGCGGACATTTTGATATCTCCCCATATGCGGCTGTCATAGTCGGTCCTGGCACTATAGATCTTCGCGGTAAAGGGTGTATTGGAGATCAACACATACCTGTTATCAAACGTATTATTCGAAAGGTAAGTATCGTTCTCCGACAGTTGATTGGTTTTATCTTTAAAATCAAGGTAGTCCAGCGAGAGATTCAGCTCTTGCTCAGGATTGTCAAATTGATTACGCAAGTACAGGCTTACCGCATTATTCCTAGCATTATCCGTCAGGTTGCTTTTTACATACATCGTAGAATCCGGTGTTCCGGGAACCTGGCTAAATACATTTTTGTAACTACCTCTCTCCTTATAGGGACTATAAAATCCACTATAGGCAATACCAATACTTGTCTGCGGACGGATATCATAATCAATCCCTATCTTATAATTGGTGCTTTTTTTACTGCTGGCTTCATAATAGTGCTGTGCTAACGTGTAATTATCTATTCCTCCCGGATAATCATACTTCCTGTCCCGGTAAGAATCAAAATAGTTATTCAATACGGAATAGCTGGCATTACCATAAATATTCACTTTATTATTCCTGTAATTAAAATTCAGGGAATTATTAGTCCTTGCATAGCTGCCTTGACCGTAACTAAGTGTAAGATTACTATTGAATCCCTTTGTTTTGATCTTTTTGGTCCTGATATTGATAATCCCCGCGGTTCCACTTGCGTCGTATTTTGCTGGCGGATTAGGCATGATCTCGATCTTGTCTATTGTACCAGCCGGGAAAGACTTTAAATAGTTGGACAGATCCTTTCCGGAAATATGTGCCGGCCTATCATCTACGAAGATCTTGACGCCTGCACGCCCTCTCAGGCTAATTCCACCTTCTTCAGAGACACTGATCCCAGGGGAATTTCCTAAGATATCCAGTGCATTGGCACCCGCATTGGCAATAAGTGTATTCACATTCACTACCTGTCGGTCCAGTTGCTGCTCAACCAGTGGCTTTTGTTCAGACTGTACAACCACCTCTTTGAGATTACGATTGTCACTAATCTCTAATGCTATTACCGGCAGTTCGACAATACGATGATATTGGTCAATGGTAATGGGAGGAGCACTATATTTTTTAAATACGAGATGACTGACCTCCAGCCCATATTCACCACTATCCAGCCCTACAAAAGAAAAATTACCTGTTTTATCACTGATCGTCGTACGATAAAACAGGGTATCTTTTTGCTTTTTAAGAAAGATGGTTGCGCCCTCGATATTTGCGGTCGTTCCTTGCTGGATAATATGTCCCGTTATAGTTCCTTGTACATTCGTTTGCGCGTGAGCATCTTTTGAAAGCCAAGTAAAAAATAGCAGGAAATATAATGGGGTCCATCTCATCATAGGGTATTCAATTGAAATACAATAATAAAGCATTATGAATTTATTTCCATTTGACAGCTCATTTTATTTTTGCTGTCAAATGTTCTCCAATCAACGCAATACTCTGCTGTAACATCGTATCATGATTACCCGGCACTGTGTAGACTTCTACTTTTGTGAAGTACTGTTTCCACCCCAGGCCCTCTGCTATGTTGTACCATGGTGTATCTCTTCCTTTTATAAGTACCAGCGGTATATCCAGCTTTCTACCGCTTAGCTGACGAGACATCATTTCATTGGTAGCCTGTAATTCGAACAATTGCATCATGGCAGATAAACCTGCCGGTTTGATACTAATCTGCTGATCAACAGTTTTCATTAACAGCTGTTTCATCCCCTTCACCGTATGTTCCTTCTGCATATTGCGCTCGAGTTCGCTCACCCAACGTGGGTAAGGGAATCTGATCACACCATATTGTTCAAAAATGCCAGCGGCGATCTTCGTCAGCAATGAAGCCTTATTAATTTCTTGTTCTGAGGTATGTATAGTGTCTCCTGCCGCTACATCAATAATGCCAACCATAGCCACCTGTGCTCCCTGTTCTTCCAGTATACTGGCCATTTCATATGCAATACAACCACCAAATGAATGCCCGATAAGCTGATATGGCCCATGCGGTTGTATCTCCCGTATCCAGGCAACCTGTTGTCTGGCAATATCCGCCAGTTGCTGTAACGGCTCTTCTCCTTCAAAGGAGCCCTGCATTTGTATGCCATAGATCTGATAAGGTGTGTCTATCCCCATTGCCAGTGCTTCATAAGCATTACTTACACCTTTGGACCCTGGTAAAATAAACAGCGAACGTTCTGCCGTTCCTGCCCTTAGCAACGTCAGATGAGGCTGCACTGTTTCCCTTTTCTGCCGGGTTATTTCCTGTAAGACTCGCCCTTTTTCGATCAATGCAGCCTGAGACCTGATATCCTGGCACTCAAACAACTGATCAAGCGATAGATGCTCACCAGCTAGCCGATGTAGTAACTGTACTGCCAGCAGAGAATGCCCACCCAGGTCAAAAAAATTATCCTGTAATCCCACCTTTTCTACCTCCAGCAATTCCTGCCATATCTGCGCCAGCATCTTCTCAATATCCGTTACCGGGGCTATATATCCTGAAGTACCTAGATGTATATCATCCCTGACCGAAAGAGCAAGCCGGTCCATCTTACCATTAGTAGTAAGCGGCAGCTGTTCCATCAGTATCAGGTCCTGCGGGATCATGTAATCTGGCAGCCGCTCTTTTAATCCTATCCGTATGTGTCGCTGTAACTGTTCCACATTCCCTTCAAACTGATGAAAAACATCCGCCTTAGGTACATAATAGGCTACTAATTTATTATTACCCGTTGTATCTTTTTTTACGACAACACAATTTGCGGCCAACACCTCCAGTTCATGAAGTACTGTTTCCACTTCACCTGGCTCCATGCGATACCCCCTTATCTTCACCTGTTCATCCCGACGTCCTATATATTCAATATTCCCATCCGGCAACCAACGGGCAAGATCTCCGGTTTTATATACGCGCTCTCCCGTTATGAAAGGGCTGTTGATAAATTGCCGCGCCGTTAACGCTGGTTGATTTAAATACCCTCTTGCAACCTGCACACCACCTATGAGCAATTCCCCCATCACACCTATCGGTGCAGGCTCGTAATGCTCATTCACTATATAGATATGCACATTATCCAATGGTTTGCCGATTGGATAATATCCTGTTGGTAGGTGCTGCTCACTATTAGCTTTACAAGTGTATACGGTAGCACCAACAGTTGCTTCCGTAGGACCGTATTCATTCACTATATCAACTGGCAGCTTTCTGCTGGTCAGTGACTGGACATGGCCTGCATACAATGCCTCTCCTCCTAATATGATCCTGTCCGCAAATCCTTTCTCATAGCGGGCAATGTAAGGTTCCAATAATACCATGTGAGCAGGGGTCAGTTTGATGAAATCATAGTTACCCTGCACCAAAAGATCTTCGTCGTTGATGGTTTCCAACCCCACTCCGCTTGCGAACACCACACATTTACCGGCAAGCAACGGCACAAATAAGGCCGTCAGAGAAGCGTCAAATGTATAGGACAGATGAGAAAGGCTGCCAATACCAACACCTTCACTTATATATCTTTTCTGACTGTTCAACAGGTAATTTACCAGGCTGTCGTGCGCTATCATGACACCTTTGGGCATTCCCGTAGAGCCGGACGTATAGATTACATACGCCAGTTGTTGCGGTATGATCTCCGGCAACACCCCCTCTGATACAGGTAAATCAGCATATATACTTTCATCCTGTATATTAAGGACCGGTATCCCCACGTCAGGTAGTGCTCTCATAGCCGCTGCATCACTCAATACTACCTGGGCAGCCATATCCTCCAGCAAATAAACAATCCTGGCTGCCGGAGCATCCGGATCGACAGGCACATAAGCGCCTCCAGCCTTTAAAATTCCAATGATCGCTATTAACATATCAACGGAACGGCGCATAAAAACCGGTACCAATGCCTCCTTTCCTACACCTCTTTCCGTCAACAAATTTGCCAATTGTGTTGCTTGGTCTTGCAACTCCCGGTAACTTAACTGCCTGCTATTGTCCTTCACTGCAATGTTATCAGGTGTTGCTTTAACCTGGCGATCAAACAGTGCCACAAATGTAGTATCCGGATATTCGACGTTAGTATCATTAAATTCAAATAGTAATTGCCTTCTCTCCGCTTCACCAAGTAGGGGAATTTTTCCAGTCACCTCATGAGGATTGGATACAATTCCATCCAATAAGCATTGATAATGTTCCATCAACCTTTGTACGGTTTCTCTACGATACAAAGCCGTACTATATTCCACATAAATACTTATACCTTGAGAGGTTTCCCGGACGCTAACACTGAAATCATATTTTGCTGTAACATGTGCATATGCAACAGGAGTGAGTATCAGTTCATACAACTCCGTATCAGTAGCTACCGGTGTATTCTGAAATGTGAACATGACCTGGAATACCGGGGTACGACTCATATCCCGCTCCACTCCCAGCGCCTCCACCACCTTCTCAAAGGGAACCTCCTGGTGTTCATAAGCGGATAAGGTCTCCTGTTTCACCTGTTGTAAAAAGCTGATAAAAGATCCCTCTCCGGAGACCTCACTCCGCAACGCCAATGCATTGACAAAAAAACCAATCAAACCTTCTATCTCCTGGTGATTACGGTTGGCTACACCTGTACCTACACAGATATCCGATTGTCCTGTATAGCGATACAATAATACCTTGAAGGCAGCCAGTAACGTCATGAACAGCGTCGTTCCTTCCTGACGCGACAAATCCAACAATTTATCACTCAGACATATAGGTAAAGTGGTAGATACACTGTCGCCCTCCATGCTTTGGATCGCCGGCCGAGCATAGTCTACTGGTAGTGCCAATGGCGTCACTCCTGA
Protein-coding regions in this window:
- a CDS encoding GNAT family N-acetyltransferase, whose amino-acid sequence is MTFDIQPVLENEIIALYPLEEDDFEALYTVAADPKVWEQHPNKDRWKREVFQVFFEGAIKSKGAFKIIDKLTGEVAGSTRFYDYNSSDNSILIGYTFYATRYWGKGINPTVKKLMLDYIFQFVSTAIFQVGADNIRSQIAVGRLGARKIAEQEMTYYGEPPKFNFVYALSKDEWQNRQL
- a CDS encoding TonB-dependent receptor, with amino-acid sequence MMRWTPLYFLLFFTWLSKDAHAQTNVQGTITGHIIQQGTTANIEGATIFLKKQKDTLFYRTTISDKTGNFSFVGLDSGEYGLEVSHLVFKKYSAPPITIDQYHRIVELPVIALEISDNRNLKEVVVQSEQKPLVEQQLDRQVVNVNTLIANAGANALDILGNSPGISVSEEGGISLRGRAGVKIFVDDRPAHISGKDLSNYLKSFPAGTIDKIEIMPNPPAKYDASGTAGIINIRTKKIKTKGFNSNLTLSYGQGSYARTNNSLNFNYRNNKVNIYGNASYSVLNNYFDSYRDRKYDYPGGIDNYTLAQHYYEASSKKSTNYKIGIDYDIRPQTSIGIAYSGFYSPYKERGSYKNVFSQVPGTPDSTMYVKSNLTDNARNNAVSLYLRNQFDNPEQELNLSLDYLDFKDKTNQLSENDTYLSNNTFDNRYVLISNTPFTAKIYSARTDYDSRIWGDIKMSAGAQITYSRRNSEGIYFNKRGEEIVPNESLNNRFEYKENINAFYLSLRRELNRVSIQAGLRVENTYGRASRYDFVNKRDSSFRLNYTDLFPTLFVSYKLDSIHDQQLTFSAGRRITRPTYQDLNPSIFFYDRYTSITGNPVLQPEYSSNVELAYSYGDKIRLGLVYNLTQDNITQVYEQVDKAFIGGTVNIDKVRGIGINANGTVPLYKWWTINLYGELMNTYYKGAFFKDGYLDRDLTTVRMTGSSQFRFNKGWGMELSGFYRSSMILGPAILQPVWQVHFATQKKILGDNGMISLTVRDIFKSWNVKRTIEITHANVSFSNTFDTRLVNLTFTYKFGKMGSSRVRKTGIQSEESRIGGK